The genomic segment TCTTGAAGGAACCATCTAGGAACCCGATCGAAGCCACTAATTCGGAATAGTTACCGAACGCATCTAGAAACGGGATCGGTTCTCGGAGTTAAGCACCTGGAGGGCAATTGGTTCCGGAGATACACCATACGATGATACATCTGCATATACATGTGTCTTTCCGTTCGTTGCACAAAGTGAAGCGCCGACTCGGGCTTCTGCCGTCGGTCCGCTAACCAATTTGGACGTGATACAGTCTGGATTTGACGTTCCAAAACGCCCCAATCAGCCGATAGACCTGTCGCGCAGAGAGCTGAAGCATTAACTTCAATAAACCATCCAAATGGCTTGAGCCTGGTCCAAGAATTACGGCCGGACGAACTACATTTGTCCCCTCCTCATAAACAAGCGCAAGCATGGGCTTATGTTGGCTCGGTCTGGACTTGCATCTGCCGTGTCCCGAGGGCGTTTGAACCTTAGTGTGGCGTACTTCAAGGGTTACTCAAGAGGTCTAGGTGCTGGCGCACTCTACGATTCAAGACTCGAAGGGTCCATGTCTCAGTGGACGATAATCTTAACCGAGAGCCAGTGCTTTCAGGGATTCCGCGTATTTGCTGATAAACGATACTGAAGCTGTGTTGCGATGACCCAAGCATTCTGGTACAGTGCCACATGAGAACGAGGGATATCTCCGTACAACCTTGAACTGCAGCGAAGGATTTGTGGTCATTGTTCGGTTAAAACCCAAGTCTTTCTTGCGAAGGAGTTTATCTGAACAGCTGCATCACTCTCATTTTTGTCATTTCAAGCTCTCCATGATACTTAGCAAGGCCCATTGAAAGTCGATGGCGACAGGGTTTCACTGTCGTGTGACCCCAGAGCAGTCAGCTgatttcttttttttcccctgGAGGGATTAGTCTGCTTCCTCTACGACTTTGCTCATCATTTTTCCTTCACCTGGCATACCCGCGATTTCAAATCATGAAGGGGAGGCAAACACACAAGCGCTGGGAGTCTTGCTGTAGATGTCAAGATCTCCTCTACCTCTCAGATGTTCAAACCTGGCCCACAAAGTAGTGTCGGTATACGGGCTTTCAAATGCAAAGAAAACAGAACATGATTCCGGTGTGTATATAGGACCATGCAGCCCCACAGGATTCATCGGCACGGAGAAACTGTGCTATTCATCGCACTGGGTGTTGATCTTCCTCAGGGTCCAGACGGTGCCCCACCGCGTCCCGATACTAGCGGAGGTCAACATCATGTTTTACACCGGACGAGCACCGGCCCCACCCGGCGCCGGTCTAGCCAACTTCCGCTCCCGTCGAATGAGCGATGCCGCCCAACAAAAGAACGCGGGCCGGCGAGCAAGACTCATAGAAATGGTGCTTGGTCCAACTTACAATCATTTAGATTCTCTACAGCTTGCTCGTGTCGTTTGCAGGCTCCGCCCTGGAGATGAACCTCAAGCTGCCAGAACCAAGTCGAGGCCTAACGTGTCACGGCGTAATGTGTTCAACGTGGAGCCAGATTTCGACTGGATACGGCGCCAAAGAAACCAATGGGATCCGTCACTGTGCGACCGATGTAACTTAAGCCATGGGTTGAGAGAACGAGAAACTCCGACGACCACAAGGATGTTCCGGAACATAGCATGACTTTTGCCCTGTTCGGCCTTCTTAATCCCATTATCCCTTTCCCCATGCTTCCTAGTGCGTCGTGGTCCGCCGCCTTCCTTGTCAGCCACACCCTCTTTTATGCATCACTGTCTCCATCCGAGGTCTCCATTCGTAAATCTCTTACCTCAGCCAATCATGGCGGCCTACCTCACAGCATGTCACTGCTTGTTTTTGAAGGATCCTAACTAGCGAGCTGAGCACATCCTGTCACCATCCCCCGTGGGGCTTGCTGACGCCTATTCGGGGGACGCTCAACAACCAATCCAGCCACCCTCCATGCGGACTATCAATTTTGCCGAATAGTAGCTCACCAGAGCTTACATGTACTCATTTTCTGTTAGGCTGGAGGACACATCCTGGATATAACGCCCGCAGCTAAGATAAAGAAGAACCTCCCGGGTCTGAGACGAATGAAACGCAGGGAGCGAGCTGTGTTGTGCGAGGCGCAAGCGTGGAAGGATCACCACCAAGTATGGCGGAAACACGTTGGTCCTGCCAGCACCGACCGGTGGCAAGGAAGAGCAAGCTGTTTATAACCCTTTAAATCTCTTGTAGCAGGTCCATGTCCATCTTGGTTTGAGATTTGGTATTTCTTCCATCTCGTTAGGCTGCTCGTTTTACTCTCCTGCAAGAATCGCACAGTACTAGCTGTAGCCAGGCTTGTACCTACTGCATACATCGAGGAGTGCCGAGTTGTAAAAGGTAGACACGATGCATGCAATGCATCACGCGAAAGGAGGACCGATGGAGAATGAAACAAGGGCCAGTTGATCTGCGTGTTGTCTCTTCTCGCTTCCCTGAGATTAACCTTCCAACAGATATCATCGCTCTTGTACCATCTCAAAACAATCTATTTATTCACCAGAAGCGACCTCAAGACGGTCGTTTTACCTCAAGCCTTTTTTGCGACTTCCAGCCTCCTCACCAACGGCTTCCGAAACATAGATGACCTGCCCTCTTTCCCCGCATACAACCTCCTTCAGCGCCTGCTTCACGCCATGATTTGGGTATACGCAAGTCTCCTTCTTTCGAACCTCGCCAACCAGCGCCTGCCAGGTTCGCTCACAGAAGACGCCTTCAACAAGCCCTGGCGTCCCATCTCCTCAGGCCGCATCTCTCCTAATCAAGCTCGGCATGCCATGCTCTACCTCGTGCCAAGTGTTATGCTCTTGGGGGCCGTCAGCGACGCGTTCCGCGAGACTACCAGCTTCATCGCCTTCCTTTGGATGTACAACGACCTTGAAGGCGCGAACATGAGTATCTGGTGGAGGAACCTCCTCAacggcctcgggctcatGACCCTTTCCGCGGGCGCTACGGCGGTCACGAACGGGCGTGTGGATTACTCGCTTGCCTCTGGGACGGCATTCCATTGGCTTGTCATCACGGGATTGGTGGTCTGCACCACGATACACGCTCAGGACTTACCTGACATCGTCGGAGACAGGGCGACAGGACGGGAGACGATTCCGATTATTTATGGAGACACGGTTGCGAGGGTGAGTCTGGTTATCAGTGTGATGTTCTGGTCCTTTGCTGTACCAGCCTTTTGGGGATTCGGATGGGCTGGATATATGCCCACTGTGGGATTAGGACTGGCTATGaactttttttccttctGGCGGCAGAATCTGCAAGGTGACGAGGTTGCTTGGAAGCTTTGGTGTTGCTGGTACGCCATCATATACTTGTTGCCTTGTTCGCGGGTCATTTTCGGTGTCATCTATTGACAGAGAGGACAAATCAGGGAACGGCGGTGACAGATATGAAGACATTCGGAAAGGTAGATAACGACAAGCATGTAGACTTACGTAGAGTTAGCCGACCATATGGAAATTGCGGACGGCCGCATTGAGACAGACCTACTTGGAACTGAGCGAGTGCCTTGTAAACAACTGAGTCACGTAACTGTTACATACATTTGGGTCTATGCCGATAAGCTTGGAAGGATGACTTTATCCGTGGTAACGCGAAGACAGTAGACGGATGGTAGACGGACGGCAGACGGACGGCAACCCGCCCGGATCACCTTGGTTCAGAAAAGCAACGCAGCGGCGTGGATACGTCTTAATGAGACATCGGGCCCTAAAGTGTACTGGAAATATCGATAGACACACGAAAAGGACTGATCTATAGCTTGGAAATGCCCACAGCGGAACGTTTGCATCATCGCATTCCTCAGCCGCATCTAGCACGGCAACCACCACGCTCTCTCCCTGCTCCCAACCTGAAGCAACACATTTTCAGATTGGAACAAGCTCGCGGAGCTGAAAACCCCTCCCAGCAAATCACGCGATGCAAGGGTTGGTTGACCGTTCAACCCCTCACCTGCCGCCATGTCTGCCGGCCGTTGTCTTGCCGCAACCGGGAGTGAGCGGAACCTGATGGTCCTAAACCTTGAGCTTTTGTCTTAGACATAGCAGCCTATCAGATAGCCACCAGAAGCTGCACTTCTCGCTGCCGGGCCGTCCCTTGCGCTGGAACTACGGACGGGGTGGAAGCGTCGCGAGGGCACCCGCTTCAACCTTGTAACACGAGGTAATCGCCGAGGGCTcggaacccccccctccccccccacTCCGAGATATCTTTGCGCCTTGGCTAACCAAGAAACAGGAACTGTTCCCTGAATGGTCTTGGCAATACAGAGGAACACTGTTTGAGGATGCAAGTAACCGTGTAAAGGGCCCAACGAACCATGGGTGGCAATGGTGAAAGCCCTACTCATATCCCTTGATCACCGGGACAATATCCCAGGGGGACTGGAAAGATTCCCTCTCCAACGCGTTGTTCCCCAAAGTCTGCTTGCGAATTTGAAGAGCACGCCACACCGTTCCAGTCCAGAATCATCATGAATTTGACTTTGCCCATCCCAAGCCATGTGAGGATAGCAAGATGCCTACCCCGCATACATGATCACATCCCTTGAAGGTGAGGTATCTCAGCTCGCCCTCGGGGCAGCAGATGAATGACACCTTACTCTGCTTTTCCTTAAAAGCTTCGGTTGGGTCGCTAATCGACGCAGCTTCTGATGAGCAGGTTCTTCACCTTCCTCGTAGCTGCAGCGGGTTCTCCGACTGCAAAAAGCCATGTTATCCCTTCGCCATATCTGGGTCATCGTCACCGATGTTGCCCACACCTTATTCGGCTCGTCTTTCTTTGGAGACGCCGCTCAATACCACTTCGGGGGCAGGTTCGGCTTGCTTCACAtcgacgccttcgccaaGCATGGACACCCTATCTTCGCTCCTCCCGGCAGCAATATCGACAGGTTTGTCTGCAATTACACTCTCATGACCGGCTTCAAACCATGCGGCACCCCTGAGGACCGGAGCTGCTGGCTCCGCAACTCGGATACGGGAGAAGAGTACAACATCAGCACCGACTATGAGACCAAGATGCCAACGGGTATCACGCGTGTCTACCATCTCAACGTCACAGACGGCTACATCAACGCAAACGGTCTGGATTTCTACGAGGCCAAGCTCTTCAACGACCTCTGGCCCGGCCCGCTCATCGAAGCATGCTGgggagacgaggtcgagatccACGTGCACAACCAACTGTCTCATAACGGAACAAGCATCCACTGGCACGGCATCCGGCAGAATCAGACAATGCACATggacggcgtcaacggcatcaCCCAATGCCCTGTGGCTCCCCAGACTGAATTTGTCTACAAATGGACCGCCACGCAGTACGGCACCTCGTGGTATCACAGCCATTACTCAGTCCAGTACGCAGATGGGCTACAAGCACCCATAGTACGTCATTCCAAGTCGTGGCCGAGTTTCTCTGGTACAGGGGCAACCGAATACTGATCAAGTTCGACTGGTAGACGATCCACGGACCAACGTCTTTCCCTTAtgacgaggccatcgagccCATCACCGTCACGGACTGGGGTGAGTTGGGAGTCGGAGCCCCCAACCTTATTCCTGTTTGAATCTATTGCCTAAGCATGATGGAGTAACTGACGCGAGGACAATAGCAAACAATAGCGCGTTTGAGAACATTTACCGCAACCCGGACAAGGAGGATATCCTCCTGGGTGGCCTCGGCAACATTGTTCGATTCACGGGCGGCAAGACGGAGAACACCACCGAGATCCCTCGAGGGTACGAGATTTGGTTCGACGACCTGGAGCCGAACCCCGTCACACGGGCCAAACGCTACCTGCTACGCCTCATCAACACGGCCTTCGACACcaccttcatcttctccatcgACAACCACAActtcaccgtcgtcgaggccgacttcGTCCCGGTCCAGCCGTTCAACGCGACTTCGatcctcatcgccatcggccagAGGTATCacgtcatcgtcgaggccacGCCCGTCGTCAACAGCTCGGATCCCTCCGCCAACCCGCTGCCGGCGGACGGCAACTACTGGATCCGCACGTGGGTCGCCGACGGCTGCGGCCTCATCTCCGGCTACATCGGCGACTGGGAGAACTACATGAAGACGGGCATCCTCCGGTACGACAACACGAGCACCGCTGACCCCACCACCGAGGCGTGGCACGTGAGCCTGGAGTGCTCCGACACGGCcttcaacgacctcatcgagcccgtcgtcccTTGGAAAGTCGGGGATCCTTCCAATGGAGAGATAGGCGAGCAGTTCAACATCGACAACCTCACGAGCGCGGGGCCGTACGCGACGTCATTCTTCTCGTTCGAGCGCCCGGACAGTAAGGAGGTGACGCCGTTCCAGACTGCGTACGGCAACCCGACGTTCCTGAACCTGGACAACGTCGGAGACGAGTGGCCGTCGGGATGGGTTGTCGTTCCCGAGAACTACACCGAAGAGGACTGGGTAAGCACACTAAGaacttcctcctcctcgaccgtcccctccatcttcttgaTCTCTGAAGCCATCTTGACTTTGATCAGGGTTCACTGAGTTTTGTTCTAACGAGGGCACAGGTCTACCTGGTTCTCAACTCCAACAACCAGAATCACCCGACGTTTGGCCCTCACCCGGTAAGACAACAGGCTTATGGCGTCGTGTTAATGCAAAGTAAACCGACTGACACACCATATAGATCCATCTCCACGGCCACGACTTCGCCATCGTCCAGCAGGAGAACGACATGGTCTGGGACCCCAGCGACCCGAACATGTTCAAGCCCAACAAGAAGAacccgccgcgccgcgacgtcgtgctgctgccgcGCAACGGGTTCGCCGTCATTGCCTTCAAGACGGACAACCCTGGCGTGTGGCTCATGCACTGCCACATCGCCAACCACGCGTCGGCGGGCCTGTCCCTGCAGATCATGGAGCGGCAGGCCAAGGCGAACGAAATCTGGCCGCCGGGGAACTCGAGCGCGCTGGCCGCGGCGCACACGGTGTGCGCCAGCTGGAACAGCTGGGCGTACGACTGCAAGAATTACTGGCCCGGCAACCTGGGCAACACGACGAACCCCAACTATCCGTCTTGTGCGGATGCCGTCAACCTCCAGACCGATTCTGGTGTGTAATCGTGGgttgggagggagggaggaaggaaggaagacATCATTCAGCAGGCGTTTGACGTGAAATGTGTCGGGTC from the Colletotrichum destructivum chromosome 10, complete sequence genome contains:
- a CDS encoding Putative multicopper oxidase, second cupredoxin domain, multicopper oxidase, copper-binding protein, giving the protein MLSLRHIWVIVTDVAHTLFGSSFFGDAAQYHFGGRFGLLHIDAFAKHGHPIFAPPGSNIDRFVCNYTLMTGFKPCGTPEDRSCWLRNSDTGEEYNISTDYETKMPTGITRVYHLNVTDGYINANGLDFYEAKLFNDLWPGPLIEACWGDEVEIHVHNQLSHNGTSIHWHGIRQNQTMHMDGVNGITQCPVAPQTEFVYKWTATQYGTSWYHSHYSVQYADGLQAPITIHGPTSFPYDEAIEPITVTDWANNSAFENIYRNPDKEDILLGGLGNIVRFTGGKTENTTEIPRGYEIWFDDLEPNPVTRAKRYLLRLINTAFDTTFIFSIDNHNFTVVEADFVPVQPFNATSILIAIGQRYHVIVEATPVVNSSDPSANPLPADGNYWIRTWVADGCGLISGYIGDWENYMKTGILRYDNTSTADPTTEAWHVSLECSDTAFNDLIEPVVPWKVGDPSNGEIGEQFNIDNLTSAGPYATSFFSFERPDSKEVTPFQTAYGNPTFLNLDNVGDEWPSGWVVVPENYTEEDWVYLVLNSNNQNHPTFGPHPIHLHGHDFAIVQQENDMVWDPSDPNMFKPNKKNPPRRDVVLLPRNGFAVIAFKTDNPGVWLMHCHIANHASAGLSLQIMERQAKANEIWPPGNSSALAAAHTVCASWNSWAYDCKNYWPGNLGNTTNPNYPSCADAVNLQTDSGV
- a CDS encoding Putative UbiA prenyltransferase family gives rise to the protein MKQGPVDLRISSLLYHLKTIYLFTRSDLKTVVLPQAFFATSSLLTNGFRNIDDLPSFPAYNLLQRLLHAMIWVYASLLLSNLANQRLPGSLTEDAFNKPWRPISSGRISPNQARHAMLYLVPSVMLLGAVSDAFRETTSFIAFLWMYNDLEGANMSIWWRNLLNGLGLMTLSAGATAVTNGRVDYSLASGTAFHWLVITGLVVCTTIHAQDLPDIVGDRATGRETIPIIYGDTVARVSLVISVMFWSFAVPAFWGFGWAGYMPTVGLGLAMNFFSFWRQNLQGDEVAWKLWCCWYAIIYLLPCSRVIFGVIY